One window from the genome of Desulfovulcanus ferrireducens encodes:
- the urtB gene encoding urea ABC transporter permease subunit UrtB: protein MKYYKNTTIVIILIGLLLQLFAVNVNAAPSTNMELSQALAGLGAKSRKKIIKSVKKLGQIGDPAAIPALEALQERKLRADANGRIYIINDDGTSAKEALTGETYTGAIDDLYTPIINNRVRRVIKTVLARLKLRSSDPEVRLLAAKQLAKNPREDASKEIQTALEKETNDEIREALALALALTQIDSPRKDQRLQAIKTIAESGNLKFIPLLKGVLAKDSTGNFIEPDAEVRKAASKAIKTIERHMLLISTIRNLFYGLSLGSVLLLAALGLAITFGLMGVINMAHGEMLMLGAYSTYVIQELFKNFLPGLFEWYIIASIPVAFIVPAVVGMILERTIIRHLYGRPLETLLATWGISLMLIQTVRLIFGAQNVEVSNPSWLSGGFQITQGLLLTNNRISIILFAVFVVFLVWLLLNRTPLGLMVRAVTQSRSTASAMGILTSRIDMWTFGLGSGIAGLGGLALSQIGNVGPELGQSYIVDSFMVVVLGGVGKIAGTIFGAFGLGIINKFLEPFTGAVLGKIFVLVFIILFIQKRPQGIFALKGRLADG from the coding sequence ATGAAGTACTATAAAAATACTACCATAGTTATCATCCTTATAGGACTGTTGCTTCAGCTCTTTGCCGTCAACGTCAATGCCGCTCCCTCTACCAATATGGAACTTTCTCAGGCATTGGCAGGACTTGGGGCAAAGAGTCGTAAAAAAATTATTAAGTCAGTCAAGAAGCTGGGGCAAATAGGTGATCCTGCGGCAATCCCTGCTCTTGAAGCATTACAAGAAAGAAAATTACGTGCCGATGCCAATGGGCGCATATACATAATAAATGATGACGGTACATCTGCCAAAGAGGCCTTAACCGGCGAAACTTATACCGGTGCAATAGACGATCTTTATACTCCTATTATCAACAATAGAGTACGGCGAGTTATAAAAACGGTTCTGGCCAGACTAAAGCTCAGATCCAGCGATCCTGAGGTACGACTTTTAGCTGCCAAACAGCTGGCAAAAAATCCTCGTGAGGACGCAAGCAAAGAAATTCAGACTGCCCTTGAAAAAGAAACCAATGACGAAATTCGTGAAGCTCTTGCTTTGGCATTAGCTTTAACTCAAATCGACAGTCCGCGAAAAGATCAGCGTCTCCAGGCCATCAAAACCATTGCAGAATCGGGCAACCTGAAATTTATTCCCTTGCTCAAAGGGGTGCTCGCCAAAGACAGTACAGGAAACTTTATCGAACCTGATGCAGAGGTGCGAAAGGCTGCCTCCAAGGCCATCAAAACCATTGAACGGCATATGCTTTTAATCAGCACTATCCGCAATCTCTTCTATGGTTTAAGCCTTGGCAGTGTCCTTTTACTTGCGGCACTGGGATTAGCCATAACTTTCGGGCTGATGGGTGTTATCAATATGGCCCACGGCGAAATGCTTATGCTGGGCGCATACTCAACCTACGTCATTCAGGAGCTCTTTAAAAACTTTCTGCCGGGACTATTCGAATGGTATATCATAGCTTCCATACCTGTTGCCTTTATTGTTCCGGCCGTAGTGGGAATGATTCTGGAAAGAACTATCATCAGACACCTTTATGGTAGACCTTTAGAGACCCTGCTCGCCACCTGGGGAATAAGTCTCATGCTCATCCAGACGGTTCGACTCATCTTCGGTGCACAGAATGTTGAAGTATCCAACCCCTCCTGGCTTTCGGGAGGATTTCAAATCACCCAGGGACTGCTGCTTACAAACAATAGAATTTCTATCATCCTCTTCGCAGTGTTCGTTGTATTCCTGGTCTGGCTGCTTTTAAACCGCACCCCTTTGGGTTTGATGGTCAGAGCAGTCACTCAAAGCCGGTCAACCGCTTCTGCCATGGGCATACTTACTTCCCGGATAGACATGTGGACCTTTGGTCTGGGCTCTGGAATAGCCGGACTGGGCGGTTTAGCCTTGTCCCAAATAGGTAATGTCGGACCTGAGTTAGGCCAATCTTACATAGTGGATTCATTTATGGTTGTTGTCTTGGGAGGCGTGGGCAAAATTGCCGGCACAATTTTTGGGGCATTTGGACTCGGAATAATCAACAAATTTTTAGAGCCGTTTACTGGAGCTGTATTAGGCAAAATTTTTGTCTTAGTTTTCATTATACTCTTTATCCAGAAACGGCCACAAGGAATATTTGCCCTTAAAGGACGTTTAGCGGACGGATAA
- a CDS encoding MGDG synthase family glycosyltransferase, translating to MKPINLFYVTAGHGHKIAARAIMAALDKRKVPTVIFDLLSFSNRLCKYFCSNIYDFISKHLHTACKITYKITDRNREFSRVVQCIDAISLKNFEKIIPYLKDNRPEISICTHFFPATMLVLLKERGLYTGKIYVIVTDYGLHRMWYNKKVDKYFVANMEVRDGLLELGASEEQVIISGIPVFKKFQEHKEKEEILKKIGINNSKFTLLVVGSAISDKQVVQLLEGIYQTDMELNVLLVAGRNKGLLKKLESFSSNSWVTLKKYGYIDNIDEMMAIADLMLTKPGGLTVSEALAVGVPLLMFNPIPYQETNNAAYITAKEAGVLATSIKNAIQLIKKYYASPTHLEKMRENARKISKPKAAEVIVNTVLEDNKG from the coding sequence ATGAAACCAATTAATTTATTTTATGTGACAGCAGGACACGGACACAAGATTGCTGCCCGCGCCATCATGGCAGCCCTGGACAAGCGGAAAGTTCCCACCGTGATTTTTGATCTCCTTTCTTTTTCTAATAGGCTGTGCAAATACTTTTGCAGCAACATCTATGACTTTATCAGCAAACATCTCCATACGGCCTGTAAGATCACATATAAGATTACTGATCGCAATAGAGAATTCAGCAGGGTTGTTCAATGCATTGATGCAATCAGTTTGAAAAATTTTGAAAAGATTATTCCTTACCTGAAGGATAACAGACCGGAAATCAGTATTTGTACACATTTTTTTCCAGCTACCATGTTGGTTCTGTTGAAAGAACGAGGTTTGTACACAGGAAAAATCTACGTCATAGTTACAGATTATGGTTTACATAGGATGTGGTATAATAAAAAAGTAGATAAGTATTTTGTAGCCAACATGGAAGTTAGGGATGGATTGCTTGAACTAGGTGCGTCTGAAGAACAAGTTATCATATCTGGCATCCCGGTGTTTAAAAAATTTCAAGAACATAAAGAAAAAGAAGAGATATTAAAAAAAATTGGCATTAACAATTCAAAGTTTACCCTGCTTGTGGTGGGTAGCGCTATTTCTGATAAACAAGTGGTTCAATTACTGGAAGGGATTTATCAAACAGATATGGAATTAAATGTTTTATTGGTGGCCGGCCGGAACAAAGGTCTGTTAAAGAAATTGGAGTCATTTAGTTCTAATTCTTGGGTTACCCTGAAAAAATATGGTTATATAGATAATATAGATGAGATGATGGCCATTGCTGACCTTATGCTGACAAAACCAGGCGGACTTACTGTAAGTGAGGCCCTGGCAGTAGGGGTGCCTTTGCTTATGTTTAATCCCATTCCCTATCAGGAAACGAATAATGCTGCCTATATTACTGCAAAAGAAGCCGGGGTGTTGGCTACGTCTATAAAGAACGCGATTCAACTAATTAAGAAATATTATGCATCGCCAACTCACCTGGAAAAGATGAGAGAAAATGCACGTAAAATTTCCAAGCCTAAAGCAGCCGAGGTAATTGTCAATACCGTACTGGAAGACAATAAGGGCTGA
- the urtC gene encoding urea ABC transporter permease subunit UrtC: MLKDILEIQSKRAWVLTLLLAFIVVIVIPILNVVVPEDSVLHIPEYLIPLLGKFLCYALVALAMDLIWGYTGILSLGHGVFFALGGYAMGMHLMRVMAGEGVYRSELPDFMVFLDWKELPWYWYGFDHFWFTLLMIVLIPGLFAFIFGFFAFRSRIKGVYFSIITQAMTYALMLLFFRNETGFGGNNGLTDFKHILGFSLHEPSTKLGLYITTAIVLLLSYILCRYIVNSKLGRVLTAIRDAESRVMFSGYNPLHYKLFVWTLSAILCGIAGALYVPQVGIINPSEMQPANSIEMAIWVAVGGRGTLVGALLGAGLVNGAKSWFTVAYPDLWLYFLGAIFIATTLFLPKGVVGITNLFNKKIKNGGK, encoded by the coding sequence ATGTTAAAAGATATATTAGAAATACAATCCAAGCGTGCATGGGTACTCACCCTGTTACTGGCCTTTATCGTGGTCATTGTGATACCCATACTCAATGTAGTCGTACCAGAAGACTCAGTTCTGCATATCCCGGAATATCTGATTCCATTGCTTGGCAAATTCCTCTGCTATGCGTTGGTTGCCTTAGCCATGGACTTAATCTGGGGGTATACCGGAATCCTGAGTCTAGGTCACGGCGTCTTTTTCGCCTTGGGCGGATATGCCATGGGTATGCATCTAATGCGTGTCATGGCTGGTGAAGGAGTTTATCGCAGTGAACTGCCAGACTTCATGGTGTTCTTGGACTGGAAAGAATTGCCCTGGTACTGGTATGGTTTTGACCACTTTTGGTTTACCCTATTGATGATTGTCCTTATCCCAGGGTTATTCGCCTTTATATTCGGTTTCTTTGCCTTTCGTTCCCGTATTAAAGGTGTTTACTTTTCCATCATCACCCAGGCCATGACGTATGCTCTTATGCTTCTGTTTTTTAGAAATGAAACCGGTTTTGGAGGGAACAACGGGCTTACTGACTTTAAACACATCCTTGGTTTCTCGCTACATGAACCAAGTACTAAACTGGGGCTATACATCACCACTGCCATAGTGCTTTTATTAAGTTATATTCTGTGTCGATATATTGTTAATTCAAAACTGGGCCGGGTACTGACTGCTATACGCGATGCCGAAAGCAGAGTCATGTTCTCGGGTTATAATCCGCTTCACTATAAACTCTTTGTCTGGACATTATCAGCCATCCTCTGTGGCATTGCCGGGGCACTTTATGTCCCACAGGTAGGCATAATAAACCCGAGCGAAATGCAGCCGGCCAATTCTATTGAAATGGCCATCTGGGTTGCAGTTGGAGGACGAGGAACTCTGGTAGGCGCTTTGTTGGGGGCTGGCTTGGTAAATGGGGCCAAAAGCTGGTTTACCGTGGCTTATCCTGACCTCTGGCTTTATTTTCTAGGGGCCATATTTATTGCCACGACTCTGTTCCTTCCCAAAGGTGTAGTGGGAATAACAAACCTGTTTAACAAAAAAATCAAAAACGGAGGAAAATAA
- the urtD gene encoding urea ABC transporter ATP-binding protein UrtD — protein MSSLAPESTTQSPKEIHASRRNLLHVEDITVSFDGFKALNNLTLYINEGILHCIIGPNGAGKTTLLDIITGKTKPDKGSVFFGNDIELTKLSEHEISQVGIGRKFQKPTVFENHTLFENLELALNSKKDVWHSLFAKLTSEQRDRIEEVLDIICLSDKINEQAGLLSHGQKQWLEIGMLLVQEPKLLLLDEPVAGMTPQEIENSITLLNSLAGKHTVVVVEHDMEFVRSIAERVTVLHEGSVLAEGSMDEVQNNPKVIEVYLGE, from the coding sequence ATGTCCTCTCTGGCTCCAGAGTCAACCACTCAGAGTCCAAAAGAGATACATGCCAGCCGCCGTAATCTTCTGCATGTAGAAGATATTACTGTCAGTTTCGATGGATTTAAGGCCCTGAACAACCTGACGCTTTATATAAATGAAGGAATACTACATTGTATAATCGGGCCTAACGGAGCTGGTAAAACAACTTTATTGGACATTATTACAGGCAAAACAAAACCGGATAAAGGGAGTGTCTTTTTTGGCAACGACATAGAACTGACTAAGCTCTCTGAACATGAAATCTCTCAGGTAGGTATAGGGCGTAAATTCCAAAAACCGACTGTTTTTGAAAATCACACTTTATTTGAGAATTTAGAGCTTGCCCTGAATTCCAAGAAGGATGTCTGGCACAGTTTATTCGCAAAGCTTACCAGCGAACAACGAGATCGCATTGAGGAAGTTTTGGATATTATCTGCTTATCTGACAAAATAAACGAGCAGGCCGGACTTTTGTCACACGGCCAAAAGCAGTGGCTAGAGATAGGAATGCTTCTGGTGCAGGAACCAAAACTGCTGCTCTTAGATGAACCAGTTGCAGGTATGACCCCTCAAGAGATAGAGAATTCCATAACATTATTAAACTCTTTGGCTGGAAAACATACAGTCGTAGTAGTGGAACATGACATGGAATTTGTCCGTTCCATTGCCGAACGTGTAACGGTTTTACATGAAGGCAGCGTATTAGCCGAAGGTAGTATGGATGAAGTACAAAACAATCCTAAAGTGATTGAAGTATATCTGGGAGAATAA
- the urtA gene encoding urea ABC transporter substrate-binding protein: MRQKLWLFCLCTILAVSIVWGVPKMAHAKEDTIKVGILHSLSGTMAISETSLKDVALMAIEEINQNGGLLGKKIEPIVVDPASNWPLFAEKARELLEKHKVAVVFGCWTSVSRKSVLPVFEELNGLLFYPVQYEGEECSYNVFYTGAAPNQQAIPAVEYLMSEDGGGAKRFVLLGTDYVYPRTTNKILRAFLHSKGISDEDILEMYTPFGHSDYQTIVAKIKKFAAAKPTAVISTINGDSNVPFYKELANQGIKAEDIPVIAFSVGEEELRGIDTKPLVGHLAAWNYFMSIDSKENKEFIKKWKAYVKKHNLPGGDKRVTNDPMEATYIGINMWAQAVRQAGTTDVDAVRQAMGYQKFKAPSGYEIRMDPKNHHLHKPVFIGEIREDGQFDIVWQTPGPIRAEPWSRYIPDSAKKVADWTYPWVCGNCEKPKYK; this comes from the coding sequence ATGAGACAAAAGCTGTGGCTTTTTTGTTTGTGTACAATTTTAGCTGTCTCGATTGTGTGGGGAGTGCCCAAAATGGCCCACGCAAAAGAGGACACTATTAAGGTAGGAATACTGCATTCATTGTCTGGAACTATGGCCATTAGTGAAACATCTTTAAAAGATGTGGCACTAATGGCCATTGAGGAAATCAACCAGAACGGTGGGTTGCTTGGCAAGAAGATTGAACCCATCGTGGTCGATCCCGCTTCAAACTGGCCTCTTTTTGCAGAAAAAGCAAGAGAGCTGCTAGAGAAACACAAAGTAGCCGTTGTCTTTGGCTGTTGGACATCTGTGTCTAGAAAATCTGTTTTGCCAGTGTTTGAAGAGCTGAATGGTCTCCTTTTCTACCCAGTTCAGTACGAAGGTGAGGAATGTTCCTATAATGTCTTTTACACAGGTGCCGCTCCAAATCAGCAGGCTATTCCGGCTGTTGAATATCTTATGAGTGAAGATGGCGGTGGGGCAAAAAGATTTGTTCTTTTAGGTACTGACTATGTGTATCCTCGCACCACTAACAAAATCTTGCGGGCTTTCCTGCATTCTAAAGGCATAAGCGATGAAGATATTCTGGAGATGTACACTCCTTTTGGACACAGCGACTATCAGACTATCGTTGCTAAAATTAAAAAGTTTGCTGCTGCCAAACCAACAGCTGTAATCTCCACCATCAATGGTGACTCTAACGTACCTTTCTACAAAGAATTGGCCAACCAGGGAATCAAGGCCGAAGATATTCCTGTAATAGCTTTTTCAGTTGGAGAGGAAGAATTGCGTGGTATTGATACCAAACCTCTGGTCGGTCATCTGGCTGCATGGAACTACTTCATGTCCATTGATTCCAAAGAAAACAAAGAGTTCATCAAGAAATGGAAGGCTTATGTAAAAAAACACAATCTCCCCGGTGGAGACAAGCGGGTAACCAATGACCCAATGGAAGCCACTTACATTGGTATCAACATGTGGGCTCAGGCCGTGCGCCAGGCCGGAACTACTGACGTAGATGCGGTCCGTCAGGCCATGGGTTACCAGAAATTCAAAGCTCCCTCCGGATACGAAATCAGGATGGATCCCAAAAACCATCACTTGCACAAGCCTGTCTTTATTGGCGAAATCAGGGAAGATGGACAGTTTGACATAGTTTGGCAGACACCTGGACCAATTCGTGCTGAACCCTGGAGCCGTTATATCCCGGACAGCGCCAAGAAGGTAGCTGATTGGACTTACCCCTGGGTGTGCGGCAACTGTGAAAAGCCAAAATACAAATAA
- the ureA gene encoding urease subunit gamma: protein MKLSPREKDKLLVFTAALLAERRKARGLKLNHPEAVAYISAAIMEGAREGRTVAELMEYGRTLLTREDVMEGVAEMITEVQVEATFPDGTKLVTVHNPIQ, encoded by the coding sequence ATGAAACTTTCTCCGAGAGAAAAAGATAAACTGTTGGTCTTTACGGCCGCTTTGCTGGCAGAACGCCGTAAAGCCCGCGGACTCAAGCTCAACCATCCTGAGGCTGTAGCCTATATTTCTGCTGCCATTATGGAAGGAGCCCGGGAAGGACGCACAGTGGCCGAATTAATGGAATACGGCCGTACCTTGCTTACCCGTGAAGATGTCATGGAAGGGGTCGCTGAGATGATTACCGAGGTTCAGGTGGAAGCAACCTTTCCGGATGGAACTAAACTGGTAACTGTGCACAACCCAATCCAATAA
- the urtE gene encoding urea ABC transporter ATP-binding subunit UrtE, translating to MLEVRGLNQYYGGSHTLWDINLSVKEGSCVCIMGRNGVGKTTLLKSIMGLLPIQSGSVKFLGHELSNQPAAMRARYGIGYVPQGREIFPQLTVEENLRVGLTACYGSKHEIPELIFELFPVLKEMLRRRGGDLSGGQQQQLAIGRALAINPKLLILDEPTEGIQPNIIQEIGDIIVRLNQEQNLTVLLVEQKLLFTRKVASDFYLMDKGRIVANGSMAELNDELISTYLTV from the coding sequence ATGTTAGAGGTAAGGGGTCTGAATCAATATTACGGAGGAAGTCATACCCTTTGGGATATAAATTTAAGCGTAAAAGAAGGGTCCTGTGTCTGTATCATGGGTAGAAATGGAGTGGGCAAAACAACCTTGCTTAAATCCATCATGGGACTTCTGCCCATACAGAGTGGAAGTGTAAAATTCCTGGGACACGAGCTCTCTAATCAACCGGCAGCCATGCGCGCCCGATACGGGATCGGTTATGTACCTCAGGGCCGAGAAATTTTCCCTCAGCTAACAGTAGAAGAAAACCTGCGCGTAGGCCTTACAGCCTGTTATGGCTCAAAACATGAAATTCCTGAATTAATATTTGAGCTGTTTCCTGTTTTAAAAGAGATGCTGCGCAGAAGGGGAGGAGATCTCTCTGGCGGCCAACAGCAACAGTTAGCCATTGGCCGTGCCCTGGCCATTAACCCAAAATTACTCATCCTGGATGAACCCACGGAGGGCATTCAGCCTAATATCATTCAGGAAATCGGGGATATTATTGTTCGTCTGAACCAGGAACAGAATCTTACTGTCTTGCTCGTCGAGCAGAAGCTTCTCTTTACCCGCAAGGTAGCCAGCGATTTTTATCTCATGGACAAAGGCCGTATAGTGGCCAATGGTTCTATGGCAGAATTGAACGATGAGCTCATAAGTACTTACCTCACTGTCTAA
- a CDS encoding DedA family protein translates to MQQIINSFFALIGHYSLLAYIVIFAVAFLESFAFIGLLIPGTVFAASVGILAAHGVLEIYFVIIAGSLGAILADLASFYLARLYGEKLILKKICLKYQPYVDQGYRFFENHGGMSVFWGRFIGLIRPVIPFIAGLLKMEPGKFCVYAVFSGILWGVIYFGAGYLFGASWKLVEAWLGRVGLILVALAVLGYLGKQFWKRIKHD, encoded by the coding sequence GTGCAACAAATAATTAATTCTTTTTTTGCTTTAATAGGCCATTACAGCCTCTTGGCCTATATTGTAATTTTTGCCGTGGCTTTTTTGGAGTCGTTCGCCTTTATAGGGCTGCTAATTCCCGGAACTGTATTTGCCGCATCAGTAGGTATTCTTGCAGCTCATGGTGTACTTGAAATTTATTTCGTAATCATTGCCGGTTCTTTGGGGGCGATTTTGGCCGACTTAGCGAGCTTTTACCTGGCCAGGCTTTATGGAGAAAAACTCATCTTAAAAAAGATTTGTTTGAAGTACCAGCCATATGTCGATCAGGGTTATCGCTTTTTTGAAAACCATGGAGGGATGAGTGTTTTCTGGGGTCGATTTATTGGCTTAATCCGTCCGGTAATCCCTTTTATAGCCGGTCTGCTGAAAATGGAGCCTGGTAAATTTTGTGTCTATGCAGTTTTTAGCGGTATTTTATGGGGAGTAATTTATTTTGGGGCCGGCTATCTTTTCGGGGCAAGCTGGAAGTTGGTTGAGGCCTGGCTTGGCAGGGTGGGGCTCATTTTAGTGGCATTGGCAGTCCTCGGTTATTTGGGAAAACAGTTTTGGAAACGGATAAAACATGATTAA
- a CDS encoding MFS transporter — protein MSRLKHKGRWKETLSGNVLALGIVSFFTDIASEMIQPFLPVFFAGLMPATTAVIYIGLMDGLAESASSLLKIYSGRLSDALGKRKSLALLGYSISSLARPLVAWAGTGWHVVALRFIERAGKGIRTSPRDALISDSVDMDVRGFAFSFHRLMDHGGAVTGSLAAALFLYMVLGTSLLWQKGGGATTGKEMQALRSLFAFALVPGLGATLILWRWVREAPRHRVSDDRKAQSTQHAKSRVLPPKFFVFLVSMTLFTLGNSSDLFLVFYAQTKFGLGLGYVIALWASLHLSKIAFSLPGGHLSDRKGRRPAIICGWMIYILVYLAMPFARSLWVVWVLILVYGAYYGMTEGAERALVADFVPVVQRGKAYGLYHGAVGLAALPASVLFGLLWAKCGPTVAFFTGAALAALATLLLAGLVSTGKEGSKESRHG, from the coding sequence ATGAGCAGACTAAAACACAAAGGGCGCTGGAAAGAGACATTATCCGGTAATGTGTTGGCTTTGGGTATCGTCAGTTTTTTTACGGATATAGCCAGCGAGATGATCCAACCGTTTTTGCCAGTCTTTTTTGCCGGACTGATGCCAGCTACAACAGCGGTTATCTATATAGGCCTCATGGACGGCCTTGCCGAAAGTGCTTCCAGCCTGCTGAAAATTTATTCGGGGAGGTTGAGTGATGCACTTGGAAAGCGCAAGTCCCTGGCTCTGCTGGGGTATAGCATTTCCAGCTTAGCCAGACCGTTAGTGGCCTGGGCTGGTACAGGCTGGCATGTTGTTGCGTTGCGGTTCATTGAACGGGCCGGCAAGGGAATCCGCACCTCTCCACGCGATGCGTTGATCAGCGATTCGGTCGATATGGATGTTCGTGGGTTTGCATTTAGTTTCCATAGACTGATGGATCACGGTGGAGCTGTGACCGGTTCCCTCGCTGCAGCTCTTTTTCTCTATATGGTTTTGGGTACTTCTTTACTCTGGCAGAAAGGTGGCGGGGCCACAACCGGGAAGGAAATGCAAGCCCTGCGCAGCTTGTTTGCTTTCGCCCTGGTCCCAGGTCTTGGGGCTACGTTGATCTTATGGCGGTGGGTCCGGGAGGCGCCTCGTCATAGGGTATCAGACGATCGTAAAGCTCAATCTACCCAACATGCTAAGTCGAGGGTCTTGCCTCCAAAATTTTTCGTATTCCTTGTTTCCATGACATTGTTTACTTTAGGTAATAGTTCTGATCTCTTCTTGGTATTCTATGCTCAAACCAAGTTCGGTCTTGGGCTCGGATATGTTATCGCTCTTTGGGCGTCGTTACACCTTTCAAAAATAGCGTTCAGTCTTCCCGGAGGACACCTTTCCGATAGGAAGGGACGTCGGCCAGCAATCATTTGCGGCTGGATGATATACATCCTTGTATACCTTGCCATGCCTTTTGCCCGGTCTTTATGGGTGGTCTGGGTTTTGATCCTTGTTTACGGAGCTTATTATGGTATGACAGAAGGTGCGGAACGGGCATTGGTGGCGGACTTTGTGCCCGTGGTCCAGCGAGGGAAAGCATACGGCCTGTATCATGGTGCTGTTGGCTTGGCTGCCTTGCCGGCAAGTGTGCTGTTCGGGTTACTTTGGGCCAAGTGTGGTCCCACGGTGGCTTTTTTTACCGGTGCCGCGCTTGCGGCGCTTGCGACTTTGCTTTTGGCGGGATTGGTTTCTACCGGAAAAGAGGGTTCAAAGGAATCGAGACACGGCTGA
- a CDS encoding urease subunit beta codes for MIPGEIFHAKGDIELNSNRPTITLVVANTGDRPIQVGSHYHFYEVNSALSFDREAALGYRLNIPAGTAVRFEPGQKREVELVAYSGARNVFGFNGKVMGKLSE; via the coding sequence ATGATACCGGGAGAAATTTTTCACGCCAAGGGCGATATAGAGTTAAATAGTAACCGCCCAACAATTACTCTTGTAGTAGCCAACACTGGCGACCGTCCCATACAGGTAGGTTCTCATTACCACTTTTATGAAGTCAATTCCGCTTTGTCTTTTGATCGAGAAGCTGCCCTGGGTTATCGTTTAAATATCCCGGCTGGGACAGCAGTCAGGTTCGAACCGGGGCAAAAACGAGAGGTAGAACTGGTCGCCTATTCTGGCGCACGTAATGTGTTTGGATTTAACGGAAAAGTAATGGGAAAACTTTCGGAGTAA
- a CDS encoding urease accessory protein UreD codes for MTTLKTKQGWEAQLSLLFDLSGAKTILRNKQHKGPLLVQRPFYPAGDNTCHVYIIHPPGGVVGGDILNIDIKAGSGTHALITTPAAGKFYRSSGAFARQDQVIKISSNAILEWLPQETIIYNGAKSKISTRVELDEGAHFLGWEITCLGLPASSQKFTDGVLRQHFEVWQQGKPVLVERGCFEGQSQAVTSRWGLANYTVVGTLVCTCDNPAVVENIRLALMEQVKEDLFSVTVINGLVVCRYLGHEAYRARFFFAKTWEILRNKVFSRQACHPRIWHT; via the coding sequence ATGACTACTCTCAAAACAAAGCAAGGCTGGGAAGCTCAACTTTCTTTGCTCTTTGACTTATCAGGGGCAAAAACCATTTTACGCAACAAGCAGCACAAAGGCCCTTTACTGGTCCAACGCCCCTTTTATCCGGCAGGAGATAATACTTGCCACGTATATATCATCCACCCCCCAGGAGGGGTGGTCGGAGGCGACATATTAAATATAGATATAAAGGCAGGCTCAGGCACGCACGCACTTATTACCACTCCTGCTGCAGGTAAATTTTATCGCTCATCAGGCGCATTTGCCAGGCAAGATCAGGTGATAAAAATTTCTTCTAACGCAATCTTGGAGTGGCTGCCCCAGGAAACCATTATCTATAATGGCGCCAAATCCAAGATATCAACTCGAGTGGAACTGGATGAAGGAGCACATTTTTTGGGCTGGGAAATAACCTGTCTTGGCTTACCTGCTTCTAGTCAAAAATTTACTGATGGTGTCCTCAGGCAGCATTTTGAAGTATGGCAGCAAGGCAAGCCTGTCCTTGTGGAACGGGGCTGTTTTGAGGGTCAGAGCCAAGCCGTTACTTCTCGTTGGGGGCTTGCCAACTATACAGTTGTTGGAACGTTGGTTTGTACTTGCGACAATCCCGCTGTTGTTGAAAATATCCGCCTTGCTCTCATGGAGCAAGTCAAAGAAGATCTATTTAGTGTGACCGTGATTAATGGACTTGTGGTCTGTCGCTATCTAGGCCATGAGGCATACCGGGCCCGTTTCTTTTTTGCCAAGACCTGGGAGATATTAAGGAATAAGGTATTCTCTCGCCAGGCCTGCCATCCGCGTATATGGCACACTTAA